The proteins below are encoded in one region of Sideroxydans lithotrophicus ES-1:
- a CDS encoding (Fe-S)-binding protein gives MGTIYSIIVTGLFMAGLGGLLALLLAIASKRLFVYEDPRIDQVEELLPHSNCGACGTAGCRNFAEQAVAGKIEPARCSVNTPEQNKKIAALLGVAMGDVEKRVARLACAGGKHVARMRANYAGLPSCRAAAVAGGGGKSCAWGCLGLGDCADVCDFDAIHMDSYGLPVVDIAKCTACGDCVDICPKDLFSIQGVSHKLWLACRNEDDPDAAEAACEVACTACGRCVADAAPGLIHLEHNLAVIDYGKNGSASREAIERCPTGAIVWIEGDRIIKGKSAKKIIRTEPLPADIEA, from the coding sequence ATGGGTACTATATACAGCATCATAGTCACGGGGCTATTCATGGCCGGCTTGGGCGGTTTGCTGGCACTATTGCTGGCGATCGCCAGCAAGCGGCTGTTTGTCTACGAAGACCCCAGGATCGACCAGGTCGAAGAACTGCTCCCCCATTCCAATTGTGGCGCCTGCGGCACGGCAGGCTGCCGTAACTTCGCCGAACAGGCGGTCGCCGGCAAGATCGAACCGGCCCGCTGCAGCGTCAACACTCCCGAACAGAACAAGAAGATCGCCGCGTTATTGGGTGTCGCCATGGGCGATGTCGAGAAACGCGTGGCACGTCTGGCCTGCGCCGGCGGCAAGCACGTCGCCAGGATGCGCGCAAATTACGCCGGGCTTCCTTCCTGCCGTGCTGCGGCAGTGGCGGGCGGCGGCGGCAAGAGCTGTGCCTGGGGCTGTCTGGGCTTGGGCGATTGTGCCGATGTGTGCGATTTCGATGCCATACATATGGACAGTTACGGCCTGCCTGTCGTGGACATCGCCAAATGCACGGCCTGCGGCGATTGCGTCGATATCTGCCCGAAGGATCTGTTCTCGATCCAGGGCGTATCGCACAAACTGTGGCTGGCCTGCCGCAATGAGGACGACCCCGATGCGGCGGAAGCCGCCTGCGAAGTGGCCTGTACCGCTTGCGGGCGCTGTGTGGCCGATGCGGCGCCGGGCCTGATCCATCTGGAGCATAACCTTGCCGTCATCGATTACGGCAAGAACGGCAGCGCCAGCCGCGAGGCGATCGAACGCTGTCCCACCGGTGCCATCGTCTGGATCGAGGGCGACCGCATCATCAAGGGCAAGTCAGCCAAAAAGATCATCCGTACCGAACCATTACCTGCAGACATAGAGGCATAG
- a CDS encoding LysR family transcriptional regulator, which yields MNTEKQSYYKNNRLKQMRAFCEVVHTGSITVAAQKLFLSQPSVTLQIQAMERELGVTVFERRGPVLKLTPDGETLYTLAKPLVEGIDSLEENFAAQHGKLDSGELNIGAGESTILYILPEAVRRFVTAHPRIQLKIHNETGRDGLKMLRNDEIDLVVGSMLDVPDDITYQPVVTFDPALIVPLGHPLAKLSEVTLEDISQYGLILPPRHLSTWRMVKYVFQQNNLTFTVTLEAGGWEVIKKYVELGMGISIVTDICLTGSEKLVRIPLTQYFPQRGYGLVLRKGRFLSPQARRFVEILNEVYGIKPGAAELSARD from the coding sequence ATGAACACCGAAAAACAAAGTTATTACAAGAACAATCGCCTGAAACAGATGCGCGCATTTTGTGAGGTCGTTCACACCGGCAGTATCACCGTGGCCGCACAAAAGCTGTTCTTGAGCCAACCTTCCGTAACCTTGCAGATCCAGGCGATGGAGCGCGAATTGGGCGTAACCGTGTTCGAACGTCGAGGTCCCGTGTTGAAGCTTACTCCTGATGGAGAAACTTTGTATACCCTTGCGAAACCGCTGGTGGAAGGGATAGACAGCCTGGAAGAGAACTTCGCCGCGCAGCATGGCAAACTGGACTCGGGCGAATTGAACATCGGCGCAGGCGAATCCACCATCCTGTACATCCTGCCGGAAGCGGTGCGCAGATTCGTCACTGCGCATCCGCGCATCCAGCTGAAGATCCACAACGAGACCGGCCGCGACGGCCTGAAGATGCTGCGTAACGACGAGATCGACCTGGTTGTCGGATCGATGCTCGACGTGCCCGACGACATCACTTACCAGCCGGTGGTGACGTTCGACCCGGCACTGATCGTCCCGCTCGGCCACCCGCTGGCAAAACTCAGCGAGGTGACCCTGGAAGACATCAGCCAGTACGGCTTGATCCTGCCGCCGCGCCATCTCTCGACCTGGCGCATGGTCAAGTACGTGTTCCAGCAGAATAACCTGACCTTTACCGTGACGCTGGAGGCAGGCGGCTGGGAAGTGATCAAGAAATATGTCGAACTCGGGATGGGCATCTCCATCGTGACCGATATCTGCCTGACCGGTAGCGAGAAACTGGTGCGTATCCCGCTCACCCAGTATTTCCCGCAGCGCGGCTACGGCCTGGTGCTACGCAAGGGCCGCTTCCTGTCGCCGCAGGCGCGGCGCTTCGTCGAGATACTGAACGAGGTCTACGGCATCAAGCCGGGGGCCGCCGAACTCAGCGCTCGAGATTGA
- a CDS encoding 2-oxoacid:acceptor oxidoreductase family protein, whose protein sequence is MLNKLKQFKLIGAATSTEGGHTKYKYPGVRDAIDGNTAVIMVEREASQGAGAYPITPSTQMGEYWAEEVAKGHLNTAGHPLIFVEPESEHAAAGVTAGLSMTGLRAVNFTSSQGLAFMHESLYAAVGKRLTYVLNLGCRAITKASLNVHCAHDDYHCADDTGFIQVMAKNAQEAADLNMIARKTAELALTPAIVAQDGFLTTHLIEPMLVPERELIAEYLGNADDIIDTPTPAQQMLYGPKRRRVPANWDVDNPMQTGVVQNQDAYMQAVAAQRPYFFDHIPALFDKNAEEFQSLTGRRYSRVDAYRCDDADYVILGQGSMTVQAAAVADWMRENRKIKVGVVNITMFRPFPGELLGQVLKGKKGVAVLERTDQPLSEDLPLMREVRSTVTKCMENARENSYADYATYESAKDMPSLYSGCYGLGSRDLQPEGLIAAVENMLPGAAHRKFYYLSVDFVRAESANPKQEIRQQELQAAYPHIKDLALRGSENPNLLPKNAIAVRMHSIGGWGAVTTGKNLAMTLFELLGWDIKANPKYGSEKKGQPTTYYLSAAPEPIRINCEYTNVDVVLSPDPQVFGHTNALEGMRAGGVFIIQSNLGSAEALWETLPMQTQKYIVDKKIRVFYLDAFKIAREESSNPDLQLRMQGNAFQGAFFRASDVKERAGLSEETLFTAIENQLEHKFGKKGKRIVDDNLRVVRRGYEEIFEIKPEQMKVGQRAKATGKPAPALPVMLKRLPEGDGGISDVHRFWEQTGSFYMKGQGSDNLVDPFMGLSVIPAVTGVYRDMTGVRFEHPQWHAENCTACGECFTQCPDSAIPGLVTTTADVLNTAIQKIEIGGHPTRFLRKFSRVVDKKLRKMLDKDGLDVSALLANAITEAFAEDGTQGDDRGRLEAELNLLREQIGGFKFATTKPYWTQKEKKEKGAGGLFSITVNPYTCKGCALCVEVCGDNALTMVTQTKESIETLRDDWNFWLDLPTTPPQFSRIDDLDEKVGALETLLLDKHNYQSMVSGDGACLGCGEKGTIHLFTSTVTALQQPRVKKFLGKLDALIDGLENHIRMKLSATVDLTDTKGLMQAVQANAGHDLTLANLTESLLAKHPGQPIDPQWLKRVSQMLEKLKDLRWRYMEGPSKKGRAEMGMVNSTGCTSVWSSTFPFNPYPFPWTSHLFQDSPSVAMGVFEGHMAKMVEGFKDVRMAEMELAGGYDPDANDEFFSRFNWEQLSEEEWHLCPPVVALGGDGAMFDIGFQNLSRALMAGKPIKILIVDTQVYSNTGGQACTSGFIGQVADMSPYGASKHGKTEKRKEISVIGMAHRTSFVAQGSLANTTHLLESFIDGLNSRRPALFNVYAVCPPEHGVGDNSAVAQSKMAVESRAFPLFRYNPDLGVTFSDCVTLEGNPSLDADWPTYTLEYADEKGDRKSMTLPMTFADFALSEGRFAKQFKKAPPETWNEDMVLLGDFLKLPEGEREGKFPFIWSVDKKNRLVRVLTSVEMVRSCEERLQFWHQLKDVAGISRPQVDEVAIANRVRQELIQKLSAGLGISSSDAPQPAAPAAAAPVPAAAAADGYEPAWVDTPECTACDECIHINPKIFSYNEAKKIVIIDPKAGSYLDLVKAAEKCTASVIHPGTPWNMSEPNLDKLKLRAAKFN, encoded by the coding sequence ATGTTGAACAAACTCAAGCAATTCAAACTGATCGGCGCAGCCACTAGCACGGAAGGCGGCCACACCAAATACAAATATCCCGGCGTGCGCGATGCCATCGACGGCAACACCGCCGTGATCATGGTGGAGCGCGAAGCCTCGCAGGGTGCAGGTGCTTACCCCATCACGCCGTCCACGCAGATGGGCGAATACTGGGCGGAAGAGGTGGCCAAGGGGCATCTCAACACGGCAGGTCATCCGCTGATCTTTGTCGAGCCGGAATCCGAACATGCGGCTGCGGGTGTTACCGCAGGGCTGTCCATGACCGGCCTGCGTGCGGTCAACTTCACCTCGTCGCAGGGTCTGGCCTTCATGCACGAATCGCTGTATGCGGCGGTCGGCAAGCGCCTGACCTACGTGCTCAACCTCGGCTGTCGCGCCATCACCAAGGCCTCGCTCAACGTGCATTGCGCGCATGACGACTACCATTGCGCCGACGATACCGGTTTCATCCAGGTGATGGCGAAGAACGCGCAGGAAGCCGCCGACCTCAACATGATCGCGCGCAAGACCGCCGAACTGGCGCTCACTCCGGCCATCGTCGCGCAGGACGGTTTCCTCACCACGCACCTGATCGAGCCGATGCTGGTGCCGGAACGCGAACTGATCGCCGAATACCTCGGCAATGCCGACGACATCATCGATACGCCGACGCCTGCGCAGCAGATGCTGTACGGCCCCAAACGCCGCCGCGTGCCGGCCAATTGGGATGTGGACAACCCGATGCAGACCGGGGTGGTGCAGAACCAGGATGCCTACATGCAGGCAGTGGCGGCGCAGCGTCCGTATTTCTTCGACCACATACCCGCGCTGTTCGACAAGAATGCGGAAGAGTTCCAGTCGCTCACCGGACGCCGCTACAGCCGCGTCGATGCCTATCGTTGCGACGATGCGGACTATGTCATCCTCGGCCAGGGCAGCATGACCGTGCAAGCCGCAGCCGTTGCCGACTGGATGCGCGAGAACCGCAAGATCAAGGTGGGTGTGGTCAACATCACCATGTTCCGGCCTTTCCCCGGCGAACTGCTGGGCCAGGTACTCAAGGGCAAGAAGGGCGTCGCAGTGCTGGAACGTACCGACCAGCCGTTGTCGGAAGACCTGCCGCTGATGCGTGAAGTGCGCTCCACCGTGACCAAGTGCATGGAGAATGCGCGCGAGAATTCCTATGCCGATTACGCCACCTACGAAAGCGCCAAGGACATGCCTTCGCTGTATTCCGGTTGCTATGGACTCGGTTCGCGCGACCTGCAACCGGAAGGCCTGATCGCCGCCGTCGAGAACATGCTGCCCGGCGCCGCGCACCGCAAGTTCTATTACCTGTCGGTGGATTTCGTGCGCGCCGAATCGGCCAATCCGAAACAGGAGATCCGCCAGCAGGAATTGCAGGCGGCCTATCCGCACATCAAGGATCTGGCGCTGCGCGGCTCGGAGAACCCGAACCTGCTGCCGAAGAACGCCATCGCCGTGCGCATGCACTCGATCGGCGGCTGGGGTGCGGTGACCACCGGCAAGAACCTGGCGATGACCCTGTTCGAACTGCTGGGCTGGGACATCAAGGCCAATCCGAAATACGGCTCCGAGAAGAAGGGCCAGCCGACCACTTATTATCTGTCTGCCGCGCCGGAGCCGATCCGCATCAACTGCGAATACACCAACGTCGACGTGGTGCTGTCGCCCGATCCGCAAGTGTTCGGACATACCAATGCACTGGAAGGAATGCGTGCAGGCGGCGTGTTCATCATCCAGAGCAATCTGGGCAGCGCAGAGGCCTTGTGGGAGACCCTCCCGATGCAGACGCAGAAATACATCGTGGACAAGAAGATCCGCGTGTTCTACCTGGATGCGTTCAAGATCGCGCGCGAAGAATCCAGCAATCCGGATCTGCAGTTGCGCATGCAGGGCAACGCCTTCCAGGGCGCTTTCTTCCGTGCCTCCGATGTGAAGGAGCGTGCCGGGTTGAGCGAAGAGACCTTGTTCACCGCCATCGAGAACCAGCTCGAACACAAATTCGGCAAGAAGGGCAAGCGCATCGTCGACGACAATCTGCGTGTGGTGCGCCGCGGTTATGAAGAGATCTTCGAGATCAAACCGGAGCAGATGAAAGTCGGCCAGCGCGCCAAAGCTACAGGCAAACCCGCACCCGCATTGCCGGTCATGCTCAAGCGGCTGCCGGAAGGCGACGGCGGCATCTCCGACGTGCATCGTTTCTGGGAGCAGACTGGCAGCTTCTACATGAAGGGGCAGGGCTCGGACAACCTGGTCGATCCGTTCATGGGGTTGTCTGTCATTCCTGCCGTCACCGGCGTGTATCGCGACATGACCGGCGTGCGTTTCGAGCATCCGCAGTGGCATGCCGAGAACTGCACCGCCTGCGGCGAGTGCTTCACGCAATGTCCGGACAGCGCGATCCCGGGCCTGGTCACCACCACCGCCGACGTACTCAACACCGCGATCCAGAAGATCGAGATCGGCGGGCATCCGACCCGCTTCCTGCGCAAGTTCAGCCGCGTCGTCGACAAGAAACTGCGCAAGATGCTGGACAAGGACGGCCTCGATGTGAGCGCGCTGCTGGCCAATGCCATCACCGAAGCCTTCGCCGAAGACGGCACGCAAGGCGATGATCGCGGACGTCTGGAAGCCGAATTGAACCTGCTGCGCGAGCAGATCGGCGGCTTCAAGTTCGCCACCACCAAGCCGTACTGGACGCAGAAAGAGAAGAAGGAAAAAGGCGCCGGCGGACTCTTCTCCATCACCGTCAACCCCTATACCTGCAAGGGTTGCGCCCTGTGCGTGGAAGTGTGCGGCGACAACGCGCTGACCATGGTCACGCAGACCAAGGAAAGCATCGAGACCTTGCGCGACGACTGGAACTTCTGGCTCGACCTGCCGACCACGCCGCCGCAATTCAGCCGCATCGACGATCTGGACGAGAAGGTGGGTGCGCTGGAAACGCTGCTGCTCGACAAGCACAACTACCAGTCCATGGTCAGCGGCGACGGCGCCTGTCTGGGCTGCGGCGAAAAAGGAACTATCCACCTGTTCACCAGCACCGTCACCGCGCTGCAGCAACCGCGCGTGAAGAAGTTCCTCGGCAAGCTGGATGCGCTGATCGACGGCCTCGAGAACCACATTCGCATGAAGCTCAGCGCCACGGTGGATCTCACCGATACCAAGGGGCTGATGCAGGCAGTGCAGGCGAACGCCGGGCACGACCTGACGCTGGCGAACCTGACGGAAAGCCTGCTGGCGAAACATCCGGGCCAACCGATTGACCCGCAATGGCTGAAACGCGTGAGCCAGATGCTGGAAAAACTCAAGGACCTGCGCTGGCGTTACATGGAAGGCCCGAGCAAGAAGGGCCGCGCCGAGATGGGCATGGTCAACTCCACCGGCTGCACCTCGGTGTGGTCGTCCACTTTCCCGTTCAATCCCTACCCGTTCCCGTGGACCTCACACCTGTTCCAGGATTCGCCCTCGGTGGCGATGGGCGTGTTCGAAGGTCATATGGCCAAGATGGTGGAAGGCTTCAAGGACGTGCGCATGGCCGAGATGGAACTGGCGGGCGGTTACGATCCGGACGCGAACGACGAGTTCTTCTCGCGCTTCAACTGGGAACAGCTGAGCGAGGAGGAATGGCACCTGTGTCCGCCGGTCGTGGCGCTGGGTGGTGACGGCGCGATGTTCGATATCGGTTTCCAGAACCTGTCGCGCGCATTGATGGCGGGCAAGCCGATCAAGATACTGATCGTCGATACCCAGGTGTATTCCAACACTGGCGGCCAGGCCTGCACCTCCGGCTTCATCGGCCAGGTGGCGGACATGTCGCCGTACGGCGCCAGCAAGCATGGCAAGACCGAGAAGCGCAAGGAGATCAGCGTCATCGGCATGGCGCACCGCACTTCGTTCGTGGCGCAAGGTTCGCTGGCCAACACCACGCACCTGCTGGAAAGTTTCATCGACGGTCTCAACAGCCGCCGTCCGGCACTGTTCAACGTGTACGCCGTATGTCCGCCGGAACACGGTGTGGGCGACAACAGCGCCGTGGCGCAAAGCAAGATGGCGGTGGAATCGCGCGCCTTCCCGCTGTTCCGTTACAACCCCGATCTGGGGGTGACCTTCTCCGACTGCGTCACGCTGGAAGGCAATCCGTCGCTGGATGCCGACTGGCCGACCTATACGCTCGAGTACGCGGATGAGAAAGGCGACAGGAAATCGATGACGCTGCCGATGACGTTCGCCGATTTCGCCCTGAGCGAGGGGCGCTTCGCCAAGCAGTTCAAGAAAGCGCCGCCGGAGACCTGGAACGAGGACATGGTGCTGCTGGGCGATTTCCTCAAGCTCCCGGAAGGCGAGCGCGAAGGCAAGTTCCCGTTCATCTGGTCGGTGGACAAGAAGAACCGTCTGGTGCGCGTGCTCACGTCGGTGGAGATGGTGCGTTCCTGCGAAGAACGCCTGCAGTTCTGGCATCAGCTCAAGGACGTGGCCGGCATCAGCCGTCCGCAAGTCGATGAGGTCGCCATCGCCAACCGCGTGCGCCAGGAACTGATCCAGAAACTTTCGGCCGGTCTCGGCATCAGCTCCAGCGATGCACCGCAACCGGCAGCGCCTGCCGCAGCGGCTCCGGTACCAGCTGCAGCGGCAGCGGACGGCTATGAACCGGCATGGGTCGATACGCCGGAATGTACCGCATGCGACGAATGTATCCACATCAACCCGAAGATATTTTCCTACAATGAAGCGAAGAAGATCGTCATCATCGACCCGAAGGCGGGCAGTTATCTTGACCTTGTTAAGGCGGCGGAGAAATGCACGGCGAGTGTCATCCACCCCGGCACCCCATGGAACATGAGCGAGCCGAACCTGGACAAGCTGAAACTGCGCGCCGCCAAGTTCAACTGA
- the rsxC gene encoding electron transport complex subunit RsxC, producing the protein MRLPFFKRAATFEHGIHPAYHKETGSLPIRRMAFAPRLIVPLSQHIGKPAVCCVNVGQEVVRGEVIATADGFVSLPVHAPATGVVEDIGVSLAANGKMVESITIRVYEADSQEVQVRTPRDVESLGKKELLEAIQQTGISGLGGATFPAHVKLNVPPETAIDTLVVNGAECEPFLTCDHRIMVERTQDLLRGIRFAMQASGAPRAVIGVEDNKPDAIAAIEAALPLDGTVTVKALETKYPQGAEDTIIYALLGREIPAGQRPASIGVLVNNVMTLAYLGRLLPAGEGIVERVLTVAGPAVEKPGNYIVPIGTPLRFLLEQVGAKSNASEIILGGPMMGMTISSLDVPVTKGTSGVLAFGRAQLPEEAPKVYSCIKCGECLKVCPKFLNPSQLGLLAAKREYEEMAERYNLDRCFECGCCSYVCPSHIPLVQQFRIAKAVNREKASAA; encoded by the coding sequence ATGCGACTGCCATTCTTCAAACGCGCCGCGACCTTCGAGCACGGCATCCATCCGGCCTACCACAAGGAGACCGGAAGTTTGCCGATACGCCGCATGGCGTTCGCACCGCGGCTGATCGTGCCGCTGTCGCAGCACATCGGTAAACCTGCCGTATGCTGCGTGAACGTCGGCCAGGAAGTGGTGCGCGGCGAAGTCATCGCCACTGCGGACGGTTTCGTCTCGCTGCCGGTCCATGCTCCCGCCACCGGCGTGGTGGAGGACATCGGCGTGTCGCTGGCGGCCAACGGCAAGATGGTGGAATCGATCACCATCCGCGTGTACGAAGCCGACAGCCAGGAAGTGCAGGTACGCACACCGCGCGATGTCGAATCCCTCGGCAAGAAAGAGCTGCTGGAAGCAATCCAGCAGACCGGCATCTCCGGCCTGGGCGGTGCGACCTTCCCGGCGCACGTCAAGCTCAATGTCCCGCCGGAGACTGCGATCGACACGCTGGTGGTGAACGGGGCGGAATGCGAACCCTTCCTCACCTGCGACCATCGCATCATGGTGGAGCGCACGCAGGACCTGTTGCGCGGGATACGTTTTGCCATGCAGGCCAGCGGCGCGCCGCGCGCGGTGATCGGCGTGGAAGACAACAAACCGGATGCTATCGCCGCGATCGAGGCCGCATTGCCGCTTGATGGCACGGTCACGGTGAAGGCGCTGGAGACCAAATACCCGCAAGGCGCGGAAGACACCATCATCTATGCACTGCTCGGGCGCGAGATCCCCGCCGGCCAGCGTCCCGCCTCGATAGGCGTGCTGGTGAACAACGTGATGACGCTGGCCTATCTCGGCCGCCTGTTGCCTGCCGGTGAGGGCATCGTCGAACGCGTGCTGACCGTGGCCGGCCCTGCAGTGGAAAAGCCCGGCAACTACATCGTGCCGATCGGCACACCGTTGCGTTTCCTGCTGGAACAGGTTGGCGCGAAGAGCAATGCAAGCGAGATCATCCTTGGCGGCCCGATGATGGGCATGACCATCTCGTCGCTGGACGTGCCGGTGACCAAGGGCACCTCGGGTGTGCTCGCGTTCGGCAGGGCGCAACTGCCCGAGGAAGCGCCCAAGGTCTATTCCTGCATCAAGTGCGGCGAATGCCTCAAGGTCTGCCCCAAGTTTCTCAACCCGTCGCAACTGGGATTGCTGGCAGCCAAGCGTGAATATGAGGAAATGGCCGAGCGCTACAATCTGGATCGCTGTTTCGAGTGCGGCTGCTGCAGCTATGTCTGCCCGTCGCACATCCCGCTGGTGCAGCAATTCCGCATCGCCAAGGCTGTGAATCGTGAGAAAGCATCCGCAGCATGA
- the ppsR gene encoding posphoenolpyruvate synthetase regulatory kinase/phosphorylase PpsR: MATQKRTVIYVSDGTGITAETLGHGLLSQFEGIEFRPLRFPFLDSEDKVRDCLARINEVCQREGTRPIVIMTQTNAELSGILHQADAFFIDLFDAFIVPLEQELDARYTRAVGRSHGHANPEYNSRIAAMNFALAHDDGVSDTDLKSADIILVGVSRSGKTPTSLYLSLQFSLKAANYPLIPEDFERDHLPSRLLPYRSKLFGLTIAPEQLHRIRNERRPHSKYASLENCRYEVAAAEKLMRREGIKWFDTTARSIEELAVQLMQELNLER, from the coding sequence ATGGCGACTCAGAAACGCACCGTCATCTACGTGTCGGACGGCACGGGTATCACCGCAGAAACATTGGGGCACGGTTTGCTGTCGCAATTCGAGGGGATCGAGTTCCGGCCTTTGCGTTTCCCCTTCCTGGACAGCGAAGACAAGGTAAGGGACTGTCTGGCGCGCATCAATGAAGTCTGCCAGCGCGAAGGCACCCGCCCCATCGTCATCATGACGCAAACCAATGCCGAACTCAGCGGGATCCTGCACCAGGCCGACGCATTCTTCATCGACCTGTTCGATGCCTTCATCGTGCCGCTGGAGCAGGAACTCGATGCGCGCTACACGCGTGCGGTGGGCCGTTCGCACGGGCATGCCAATCCGGAATACAACTCGCGCATCGCCGCCATGAATTTTGCGCTGGCGCACGACGACGGCGTTTCGGATACCGACCTGAAGAGTGCAGACATCATCCTGGTGGGGGTGTCGCGCAGCGGCAAGACGCCGACCAGCCTGTATCTGTCGCTGCAGTTCTCGCTGAAGGCGGCCAACTATCCGCTGATCCCGGAAGACTTCGAACGCGATCATCTGCCGTCGAGACTGCTGCCTTACCGCAGCAAATTGTTCGGGCTGACCATCGCGCCGGAGCAACTGCACCGCATCCGCAACGAGCGCCGCCCCCACAGCAAATATGCTTCGCTGGAAAATTGCCGCTATGAAGTCGCTGCAGCGGAAAAGCTGATGCGGCGCGAAGGCATCAAATGGTTCGACACCACTGCGCGTTCCATCGAAGAGCTGGCCGTGCAACTGATGCAGGAACTCAATCTCGAGCGCTGA